In a genomic window of Lagopus muta isolate bLagMut1 chromosome 2, bLagMut1 primary, whole genome shotgun sequence:
- the LOC125689010 gene encoding uncharacterized protein LOC125689010 encodes ERKKERKKERKKERKKERKKEKERKKRKRGREEERKEGRKEGR; translated from the exons gaaagaaagaaagaaagaaagaaagaaagaaagaaagaaagaaagaaagaaagaaagaaagagaaagaaagaaagaaa aggaagagaggaagagaggaagagaggaaggaaggaaggaaggaaggaagg